One part of the Caldanaerobius fijiensis DSM 17918 genome encodes these proteins:
- a CDS encoding ABC transporter ATP-binding protein produces the protein MREYLVLKNFFIRHKWPYIIGAISLIMLDFVQAYIPRLMGNITDGLKNRTMPYDQLIKYVFTVLAMAIIIFVLRYFWRMGFMGTARWLEYEMRRDLFSHLLILSPDYYNHHKTGDLMAHATNDIQAVRMSIARGMTNLMDTIVLFTTSLIIVVKTINLKLALVGLIPGPFMFIIVVIFGRKIRERFRRVQEAFANMTDKAEENIMGIRVVKSYVQEKGEIKKFDKANMQNFEANMAMVRLSSIFGSSMQILSAISTVIVIIYGGTLVINKTITLGDFVAFNSYIGMLLGPLTSLGWVVNIFQRGSASMKRINTIMRTKPEIVDSPDVVDVKELKGDIKIQNLTFKYAEDLEPALKDINIEIKMGKTLAVVGRTGCGKSTLANLLLHLYKVPEGTIFIDGIDINKIPLKTLRENIGYVPQDTFLFSSTIKENIAFSPDDIPLEKIQYAAKLAGIHDEIMGFKDGYDTVLGERGVTLSGGQKQRTAIARAVLKNPNILILDDCLSAVDAQTEEQILRNLKEFMKNRTSIIISHRISAVKDADEIIVLDEGKIVQRGTHEELLATEGFYKELYKMQQLEENINTEE, from the coding sequence TTGAGAGAATACCTCGTGCTAAAAAATTTCTTTATAAGGCACAAATGGCCTTATATCATAGGAGCCATATCTCTAATAATGCTAGATTTTGTTCAAGCATACATACCTAGACTAATGGGTAACATAACTGATGGCCTAAAAAACAGAACTATGCCTTATGATCAACTAATAAAATATGTGTTTACTGTACTAGCCATGGCAATAATCATTTTCGTCTTGAGGTATTTCTGGAGAATGGGTTTTATGGGTACCGCCAGATGGCTAGAATACGAGATGAGAAGAGATCTTTTTTCACATCTCCTCATACTTTCACCAGATTACTACAATCACCATAAAACAGGAGACCTTATGGCCCATGCGACAAACGATATCCAGGCAGTAAGAATGTCAATTGCAAGAGGTATGACAAATTTAATGGATACGATTGTCTTATTTACCACAAGCCTCATTATTGTAGTCAAGACTATAAACCTAAAGTTAGCATTAGTTGGATTAATACCAGGTCCTTTTATGTTCATAATAGTAGTTATCTTCGGCCGAAAAATAAGAGAAAGATTTAGAAGGGTGCAAGAAGCTTTTGCAAACATGACAGATAAGGCAGAAGAAAACATAATGGGAATACGAGTTGTAAAGTCCTATGTACAGGAAAAAGGAGAAATTAAAAAATTTGATAAAGCCAATATGCAAAACTTTGAAGCTAATATGGCAATGGTGAGATTATCATCAATTTTCGGTTCTTCCATGCAAATTTTATCCGCCATAAGCACCGTTATTGTAATCATATATGGTGGTACTCTAGTAATAAACAAAACTATCACACTTGGCGATTTCGTAGCTTTTAACTCATACATAGGTATGCTTTTAGGTCCCTTGACATCGCTTGGTTGGGTTGTAAATATATTTCAAAGAGGAAGCGCTTCCATGAAGAGAATAAATACTATAATGAGGACAAAGCCAGAAATTGTCGACAGTCCCGACGTTGTCGATGTTAAAGAATTAAAGGGAGATATTAAGATACAAAACTTAACATTCAAATACGCAGAAGATTTAGAACCTGCTTTAAAAGATATAAATATCGAAATAAAGATGGGAAAAACGTTAGCCGTTGTAGGACGTACAGGATGTGGAAAAAGTACCCTTGCAAATTTACTGCTACACTTATATAAAGTACCTGAAGGTACAATCTTTATTGATGGAATTGACATAAATAAAATTCCATTGAAAACACTAAGAGAAAACATAGGATATGTTCCGCAGGATACATTTTTGTTTTCATCTACTATAAAGGAAAATATCGCTTTTTCTCCCGACGATATACCACTAGAAAAAATACAATATGCTGCTAAGTTGGCAGGCATTCATGACGAGATAATGGGCTTTAAAGATGGATATGATACAGTGCTAGGTGAACGAGGTGTTACATTGTCAGGTGGACAAAAACAAAGAACTGCTATCGCCAGAGCTGTCCTTAAGAATCCAAATATATTGATTTTGGACGATTGTCTCTCCGCCGTAGATGCTCAAACTGAGGAACAGATTCTCAGAAATTTGAAAGAATTTATGAAAAATAGGACCAGTATAATAATATCTCATAGAATATCCGCAGTAAAAGATGCTGATGAAATAATAGTCCTGGATGAAGGTAAAATAGTTCAACGGGGAACCCATGAAGAATTATTGGCAACAGAAGGTTTTTACAAAGAGTTATATAAAATGCAACAACTAGAAGAAAATATCAATACAGAGGAATGA